In Populus alba chromosome 1, ASM523922v2, whole genome shotgun sequence, a single window of DNA contains:
- the LOC118039146 gene encoding vesicle-associated protein 1-2, with translation MITGELLGIEPLELKFPFELKKQISCSLQLSNKTDNYVAFKVKTTNPKKYCVRPNAGIVLPRSTCDVIVTMQAQKEAPPDMQCKDKFLLQSVKANDGVSARDINAEMFSKEAGHVVEECKLRVLYVSPPQPPSPVLEGSEEGSPPWGSVSDNGNVNGTDLSTGTRAFVEHLEPQDKPLEAGALISKLTDERNNAIQQNNKLHRELELLRCQGNKNRSGASLMFVIIIGLLGILLGYLMKKT, from the exons ATGATCACGGGAGAGCTCCTCGGCATCGAACCTCTTGAGCTCAAATTTCCTT TTGAATTGAAGAAGCAGATCTCTTGTTCTCTTCAACTGTCTAATAAAACTGATAATTATGTCGCTTTCAAG GTCAAAACAACAAATCCCAAGAAGTACTGTGTCCGACCAAATGCTGGGATTGTGTTGCCTCGCTCCACATGTGATGTTATAG TCACGATGCAAGCACAAAAGGAAGCTCCTCCTGACATGCAATGCAAGGACAAGTTTTTGCTTCAAAGTGTTAAAGCTAATGATGGTGTCTCTGCAAGGGATATTAATGCAGAAATG TTCAGTAAGGAGGCAGGGCATGTTGTCGAGGAGTGCAAATTGAGAGTGCTTTATGTTTCTCCCCCTCAACCACCTTCTCCTGTTCTAGAAGGGTCCGAGGAAGGGTCACCCCCCTGGGGTTCTGTGTCAGACAATGGGAATGTTAATGGCACTGATTTATCTACT GGAACAAGGGCATTTGTTGAGCATCTTGAACCTCAAGACAAACCTTTGGAG GCAGGAGCTCTCATTTCAAAGCTGACTGATGAAAGGAATAATGcaattcaacaaaataacaagcTTCATCGAGAATTG GAGCTCCTGAGATGCCAAGGCAACAAAAATCGCTCTGGTGCATCATTAATGTTCGTCATCATTATTGGCTTGCTTGGCATATTGTTGGGGTATCTCATGAAGAAGACGTAA